In Ischnura elegans chromosome 6, ioIscEleg1.1, whole genome shotgun sequence, one genomic interval encodes:
- the LOC124160434 gene encoding uncharacterized protein LOC124160434 — translation MKGRTRTHSRQHQEKEKGPEKDRLVVNLSRKTLSAAAIDVLSKGLNYAVAPKNIPLEKIITGVEDAVRKLEKGEAEDVRRKVEYILTKTKPPRSNLTREERTAMKELMDDEQLLIVPADKGNATVVMDKEDYIHKLSALLQEDTYHEIKADPTAKIQKQIKGLLYQSSIPMEERRRLLEPAPKPPRLYGLPKVHKEGFPLRPIVSAIDSPTHNLARYLAKQLQPFSGRTPTYVRNSAHFIELIKELRVSDTDMLVSFDAESLFTNIPIEEAVEITKALVTEGLAEDIPKMVEFCLNNSYFVWNGTFYGQRKGVAMGSPLSPIIANLFMEKLEEKALRTYEKPPKMFLRYVDDTFVVWPHGKSELNNFLRHLNIQNSSINFTMEIEENGRLPFLDVLVSKKQNGRLGHSVYRKPTHTDQYLNANSHHHPQQKRATFSTLYQRAFSICDGDSIENEKRLIINAFKKNDFSVNTIVNMVAKEEKKHKQLAQKTTAEKTERDIEEKKILNYAGTRTDDAANGRKAFLSRAATASGKLLFMWMEGIQR, via the exons ATGAAGGGTCGAACTCGGACCCACAG CCGACAacatcaagaaaaggaaaaaggccctgaaaaggaccgttTGGTCGTCAATTTGAGCAGAAAGACCCTGAGTGCAGCCGCCATTGACGTGCTCTCCAAAGGCCTCAACTACGCTGTGGCACCAAAAAACATCCCTCTAGAGAAGATTATTACGGGGGTTGAAGACGCCGTGCGCAAATTGGAGAAAGGAGAAGCCGAAGACGTAAGGAGGAAAGTAGAATACATTTTGACGAAGACCAAGCCCCCTAGATCCAATCTGACCAGAGAAGAGAGGACTGCCATGAAGGAACTCATGGACGACGAACAGTTACTGATCGTACCGGCCGACAAAGGCAACGCAACCGTTGTGATGGACAAAGAGGACTACATTCACAAATTGTCCGCCCTCTTGCAAGAAGACACATACCATGAGATTAAGGCAGATCCTACAGCAAAAATCCAGAAGCAGATTAAAGGACTCTTATATCAGTCCTCCATCCCAATGGAAGAACGCCGACGACTCCTCGAGCCTGCACCTAAACCTCCACGGCTGTACGGACTACCCAAAGTTCACAAAGAAGGATTCCCACTTCGACCAATCgtcagcgccattgactcacctACACATAATCTAGCAAGGTATCTTGCCAAGCAACTGCAGCCATTTTCCGGGAGAACGCCTACCTACGTACGAAACTCAGCCCATTTCATCGAGTTAATCAAAGAACTGAGAGTCAGCGATACTGACATGCTCGTCAGTTTCGACGCGGAGTCACTATTCACCAATATACCTATAGAAGAGGCCGTCGAAATCACCAAGGCTCTCGTCACTGAAGGACTGGCAGAAGACATTCCAAAAATGGTTGAATTCTGCCTTAATAACTCCTACTTTGTGTGGAATGGAACCTTTTACGGGCAACGGAAAGGAGTAGCCATGGGTTCACCATTATCGCCAATCATTgccaacctctttatggaaaaACTCGAGGAGAAGGCCCTGCGGACATATGAAAAACCTCCAAAAATGTTCCTGAGATATGTCGACGACACTTTTGTCGTGTGGCCGCACGGAAAATCTGAACTGAACAATTTCTTACGGCACTTGAACATCCAAAACAGCTCCATCAACTTCACCATGGAGATCGAAGAAAACGGTCGGTTACCCTTCTTGGATGTACTTGTCTCCAAAAAACAGAACGGAAGGCTTGGCCACTCAGTGTACCGTAAGCCAACGCACACAGATCAGTACCTGAATGCCAACTCCCACCACCACCCTCAGCAGAAGAGAGCCACCTTTAGCACTCTTTACCAACGTGCTTTTTCGATTTGCGACGGAGACTCCATTGAGAACGAGAAACGCCTCATCATCAATGCCTTCAAGAAAAATGACTTCTCTGTCAACACTATTGTCAACATGGTCGCGAAGGAAGAGAAGAAGCACAAACAACTTGCCCAAAAAACGACTGCCGAAAAAACGGAGAGGGatatagaagagaagaaaatcttaAATTATGCC GGCACACGGACAGATGACGCTGCAAACGGAAGGAAGGCATTCCTCTCACGGGCTGCCACAGCATCCGGGAAGCTTCTCTTCATGTGGATGGAGGGCATTCAGAGGTGA